One Faecalispora anaeroviscerum genomic window carries:
- the rsmA gene encoding 16S rRNA (adenine(1518)-N(6)/adenine(1519)-N(6))-dimethyltransferase RsmA, whose product MNSLSNITTIKEILGRHGFHFSKALGQNFLINPTVCPRMAEESGAAPETGVLEVGPGIGVLTRELAERAQKVVSVELDRRLLPVLEETLADYDNVTVVNGDILKLDLRELLECEFAGMPVSVCANLPYYITSPVIMRFLEERLAITSLTVMVQKEAARRICAQPGTRECGAVTVAVHYYAEPEILFEVSRGSFLPAPNVDSSVIRLTLRKEPAVSVDNEEGFFALVRAAFGQRRKTMLNSVSAGLSLPKETVGKALDAAGLDRRVRAEQLTMQEFAGLYTCLAAQKE is encoded by the coding sequence ATGAACAGTTTATCCAACATTACTACGATCAAAGAGATTTTAGGCCGTCATGGCTTTCATTTCAGCAAGGCATTGGGGCAGAATTTTCTGATTAACCCCACAGTCTGCCCGCGCATGGCGGAGGAATCCGGCGCCGCGCCGGAAACCGGTGTGCTGGAGGTAGGCCCCGGCATTGGGGTGCTCACCCGCGAGCTGGCGGAGCGGGCGCAGAAGGTGGTTTCGGTTGAGCTTGACCGCCGCCTGCTGCCGGTACTGGAAGAAACGCTGGCGGATTACGATAACGTTACAGTGGTAAACGGCGATATTTTAAAGCTCGATCTGCGGGAACTGCTGGAATGCGAGTTTGCAGGAATGCCGGTGTCTGTGTGCGCCAACCTGCCGTATTACATCACCTCACCCGTGATTATGCGTTTTTTAGAGGAGCGGCTTGCGATTACCTCTCTGACCGTGATGGTGCAGAAAGAGGCGGCGCGGCGGATCTGTGCGCAGCCGGGCACCCGCGAATGCGGCGCGGTTACGGTGGCGGTGCATTACTATGCCGAGCCGGAGATTTTGTTTGAGGTATCGCGCGGCAGCTTTCTGCCCGCGCCGAATGTGGATTCCTCTGTGATCCGGCTGACGCTGCGCAAAGAGCCCGCTGTTTCGGTGGACAATGAAGAGGGCTTTTTCGCCCTGGTACGCGCGGCGTTCGGTCAGAGGAGAAAAACAATGCTCAATTCCGTTTCGGCCGGATTGTCTTTGCCGAAAGAAACGGTGGGGAAAGCGCTCGATGCTGCCGGGCTTGACCGACGCGTGCGCGCCGAACAGTTAACGATGCAGGAATTTGCCGGGCTATACACTTGCCTGGCTGCGCAAAAGGAGTGA
- a CDS encoding Crp/Fnr family transcriptional regulator, with amino-acid sequence MNKEHTILQSMTLFRGIEEKDRETMINCLSIGVREYSKNQIVLLVGEPVEWIGVVLSGRVQVMKEDLLGGRSIVAEFSEGEIFAESLACAQVRQSPVTVVASADCRVMRLSADRLLSPCPAMCGHHATLLRNMMQLLAEKNVYLNRKMEILSQKSTREKVLAYLGEQARLQETMEPMIPFTREELADFLCVNRSALSKELGRMQRERLIRFHRNRFTLYPDKQQT; translated from the coding sequence ATGAACAAGGAACATACTATTTTGCAGTCCATGACTTTGTTCCGCGGCATAGAAGAGAAAGATCGTGAAACGATGATAAACTGCCTGAGTATCGGCGTCAGGGAGTATTCGAAAAACCAGATCGTGCTGCTGGTGGGCGAGCCGGTTGAATGGATTGGCGTTGTTCTGTCAGGCCGGGTGCAGGTGATGAAGGAAGATCTGCTTGGCGGCCGGTCGATTGTCGCGGAATTTTCAGAAGGCGAGATTTTTGCGGAATCTCTGGCCTGCGCGCAGGTGCGCCAGAGTCCAGTTACCGTTGTCGCGTCCGCAGACTGCCGCGTGATGCGTCTTTCCGCAGACAGATTGCTGTCTCCATGCCCGGCTATGTGTGGGCATCACGCCACATTACTGCGCAACATGATGCAGCTATTAGCGGAGAAGAATGTGTATCTGAACCGCAAAATGGAAATCCTTTCTCAGAAGAGCACGCGTGAAAAGGTGTTGGCTTATCTTGGCGAGCAGGCGCGCTTACAGGAAACCATGGAGCCGATGATTCCCTTTACGCGCGAAGAGCTGGCGGATTTTCTGTGTGTGAACCGCAGTGCCCTTTCCAAAGAGCTGGGGCGCATGCAGCGGGAGCGGCTCATCCGCTTTCACCGAAACCGATTTACTCTCTACCCGGACAAGCAGCAGACCTAA
- a CDS encoding AzlD domain-containing protein translates to MNTVYVVSCVLLMAGVTYVIRMLPMVVFKQRLENRFVRSFLAYVPYAVLSAMTFPQILYSAGGTAASAAGLFLALVLALRGKGLLIVALGAAAAALLTQQLLLLGGFT, encoded by the coding sequence ATGAATACTGTTTATGTTGTGTCCTGCGTTCTGCTGATGGCTGGGGTGACATATGTGATTCGCATGCTGCCCATGGTGGTATTCAAGCAGCGGCTTGAAAATCGTTTTGTGCGCTCTTTTTTGGCATATGTGCCGTATGCGGTGCTTTCCGCCATGACCTTCCCGCAGATTCTGTATTCAGCGGGCGGCACGGCGGCTTCGGCAGCCGGGCTTTTCCTGGCGCTGGTGCTTGCGCTTCGCGGCAAGGGGCTTCTGATAGTGGCGCTCGGCGCGGCCGCTGCGGCACTGCTCACTCAGCAGCTGCTGTTATTGGGAGGATTCACATAA
- a CDS encoding AzlC family ABC transporter permease, whose amino-acid sequence MSADCCEGQAGLGEENLDLPVLSFQRGLKDGLPICLGYLSVSFAFGMTVAQSGMPIWVAIFISVTNLTSAGQFAGFDLILHGARYLEIAVTTFVINLRYFLMSLSLSQKVDKGMTMLQRFVLSFGITDEIFAVAIQQPGMVGARYLAGLITTPLFGWSFGTFLGAAATGFLPESLRTALGIMIYGMFIAIIIPPARQSRPVAMVVVLSAALSCLFRYVPLFHGISSGWATILCTLIACAAAARRYPINCAETEDNE is encoded by the coding sequence TTGTCTGCGGACTGCTGTGAGGGACAGGCGGGCCTTGGGGAGGAGAATCTGGATTTGCCGGTTCTCAGCTTTCAGCGGGGGCTGAAAGACGGTCTGCCAATTTGTTTGGGGTATCTATCGGTATCCTTCGCGTTTGGGATGACGGTGGCTCAAAGCGGGATGCCGATTTGGGTGGCGATATTTATTTCCGTCACCAATTTGACTTCCGCCGGGCAGTTTGCAGGGTTTGACCTGATTCTGCACGGTGCGCGGTACCTGGAGATTGCGGTTACCACCTTTGTGATCAATCTGCGGTATTTTCTAATGTCGCTTTCTTTATCTCAAAAGGTGGACAAGGGGATGACAATGCTCCAGCGGTTTGTGCTTTCGTTTGGCATTACCGATGAAATCTTCGCCGTTGCCATCCAGCAGCCGGGAATGGTCGGTGCGCGCTATCTGGCCGGGCTGATTACCACTCCGCTGTTCGGCTGGTCGTTCGGCACCTTTTTGGGCGCGGCGGCAACGGGATTTCTGCCCGAAAGCCTGCGCACCGCGCTTGGAATCATGATTTACGGCATGTTTATTGCCATTATCATTCCTCCGGCCCGGCAGTCGCGGCCGGTTGCGATGGTGGTGGTGCTTTCAGCCGCGCTGAGCTGTCTCTTTCGCTATGTGCCGCTGTTTCACGGCATTTCGTCCGGTTGGGCGACGATTTTGTGCACACTGATTGCCTGTGCGGCCGCGGCGCGGCGCTACCCGATAAACTGTGCGGAAACGGAGGACAATGAATGA
- the leuB gene encoding 3-isopropylmalate dehydrogenase — MQKYRIAVLKGDGIGPEIVEQAQRVLNRAAEKFGFAVEYTPALLGGCAIDAAGTALPQETIHTCKASDAVLLGAVGGPKWDVLPGNQRPETGLLGIRKALGLFANLRPAVIFEPLKGASPIRPDIIGASLDLMVVRELTGGIYFGERGTKQVNGMEAAYDTELYSVPEIERIAHVGFEMARKRNGRLCSVDKANVLDSSRLWRKTVTRIGKEEYPDVALSHMYVDNCAMQLVRNPGQFDVIVTSNLFGDILSDEASMISGSIGMLASASLGAGNPGMYEPIHGSAPDIAGQGIANPLATILSVAMMLRYSLNQPQAASAVEAAVDAALREARTPDLKEQGLRTVSCEEMGTLVCGLL; from the coding sequence ATGCAGAAGTATCGGATCGCTGTACTTAAGGGTGACGGAATCGGACCCGAAATTGTAGAGCAGGCGCAGCGAGTACTGAACCGCGCCGCTGAAAAATTCGGATTTGCCGTGGAATATACCCCCGCGCTGCTGGGTGGCTGTGCGATCGACGCGGCGGGCACCGCTCTGCCGCAGGAAACCATTCATACCTGCAAAGCGTCAGACGCGGTTCTGCTCGGCGCGGTGGGCGGCCCTAAGTGGGATGTGCTGCCCGGCAATCAGCGGCCCGAAACAGGGCTGTTGGGGATTCGCAAGGCGCTGGGGTTGTTTGCGAATCTGCGCCCCGCCGTTATTTTTGAGCCGCTCAAAGGTGCGTCACCCATTCGCCCCGACATCATTGGTGCTTCGCTTGACCTGATGGTCGTGCGCGAGCTGACCGGCGGCATCTATTTTGGCGAGCGCGGCACAAAGCAGGTAAATGGGATGGAAGCCGCCTACGACACGGAGTTGTACAGTGTGCCTGAAATCGAGCGCATCGCCCATGTAGGCTTCGAAATGGCCCGCAAAAGAAACGGCCGACTGTGCAGCGTCGATAAGGCCAACGTGCTGGATTCCTCCCGCCTGTGGCGCAAAACAGTGACCCGCATCGGGAAAGAAGAATACCCCGACGTTGCGCTGAGCCACATGTATGTGGACAACTGCGCGATGCAGCTGGTGCGCAACCCCGGCCAGTTCGACGTGATCGTTACCTCCAATCTGTTCGGAGATATTTTGTCGGATGAAGCCTCGATGATCAGCGGTTCCATCGGTATGCTGGCCTCCGCCAGCCTGGGAGCGGGGAATCCGGGCATGTACGAGCCGATTCACGGTTCCGCGCCGGATATTGCCGGCCAGGGAATCGCGAACCCCCTGGCGACTATTCTTTCGGTGGCGATGATGCTGAGGTACTCCCTGAATCAGCCGCAGGCCGCCTCTGCAGTCGAAGCGGCGGTAGACGCCGCTCTGCGCGAGGCGCGCACGCCGGATTTAAAAGAGCAGGGGCTGCGAACCGTGAGCTGTGAGGAGATGGGAACGCTTGTCTGCGGACTGCTGTGA
- the leuA gene encoding 2-isopropylmalate synthase, producing MVTGYQKYIPFQPVRLPDRQWPEKVIDKAPVWCSVDLRDGNQALVNPMNLDEKLLFFQTLVDIGFKEIEVGFPSASETEYEMLRTLIDRNLIPDDVTVQVLVQARPHLIHKTFEAISGAKNVIVHFYNSTSTLQRKVVFNTDMDGIIDIAVKGAKLIRELTEEEIEKSGANIRYEYSPESFTGTEMDNAVRICEHVLDELGATPEKPVILNLPSTVEGSTPNCYADQIEYFCRHLKGRDRAIISIHPHNDRGCAVAATELGMMAGAERVEGTIFGNGERTGNADVMVVAMNLYTQGVDSGLDFTEMNKIRKVYESCTKMRVHERHPYAGELVFTAFSGSHQDAIKKGVDYMQKSRSPVWQVPYLPIDPADVGREYEPIIRINSQSGKGGAAFIMQQMFGYNLPKEMYPEFGMVVQTACDNVGRELQPQEIFDLFQKEYLEIRYPYNLKSYRVHEENEDDGETIVHFDGVLRFHHEDHKISGTGNGPIDAFFKALGGVGIKDYRFVSYHEHAVSKGADSKALSYIQLTTPDYKTVFGVGLDNNISLASIKGIVCAINRAQLSTAGNNF from the coding sequence ATGGTAACAGGCTATCAAAAGTACATTCCCTTTCAGCCGGTTCGTCTGCCCGATCGTCAATGGCCCGAAAAGGTGATTGACAAAGCACCCGTCTGGTGCAGCGTAGATCTGCGCGACGGCAACCAGGCACTCGTCAACCCGATGAATCTGGATGAAAAGCTTTTGTTCTTCCAAACGCTGGTAGACATCGGCTTTAAAGAGATTGAGGTGGGCTTCCCGTCCGCCTCCGAAACGGAATATGAGATGCTTCGCACCCTAATCGATCGAAACCTGATTCCCGACGACGTGACCGTTCAGGTGCTGGTGCAGGCTCGCCCGCATCTGATCCACAAAACGTTCGAGGCGATTTCCGGTGCGAAGAATGTCATCGTTCATTTTTACAATTCCACCTCCACCCTGCAGCGCAAGGTTGTGTTCAACACCGACATGGACGGTATCATCGATATCGCCGTCAAGGGCGCAAAGTTGATCCGCGAGCTGACGGAGGAGGAAATCGAGAAGAGCGGAGCGAATATCCGCTATGAGTATTCGCCCGAGAGCTTTACCGGCACCGAAATGGATAACGCCGTGCGTATCTGCGAGCATGTGCTCGACGAGCTGGGCGCCACACCGGAGAAACCAGTGATTTTGAACCTGCCCAGCACAGTGGAGGGCAGCACCCCCAACTGCTACGCGGACCAGATTGAATATTTCTGCCGGCATTTAAAGGGTCGCGACCGCGCGATTATCAGCATCCATCCCCATAACGACCGCGGCTGCGCTGTGGCCGCGACAGAGCTGGGCATGATGGCCGGAGCCGAGCGCGTGGAGGGTACCATCTTCGGCAACGGCGAGCGCACGGGCAATGCCGACGTGATGGTTGTCGCGATGAATCTGTACACGCAGGGTGTTGATTCCGGGCTGGATTTCACCGAGATGAATAAGATCCGCAAGGTGTACGAGTCCTGCACCAAAATGAGGGTTCACGAACGGCATCCCTACGCGGGTGAGCTGGTGTTCACCGCGTTCTCCGGCTCGCATCAGGATGCCATTAAAAAAGGCGTGGATTACATGCAGAAGAGCCGCTCTCCGGTATGGCAGGTTCCCTATCTGCCCATCGACCCGGCGGATGTGGGCCGCGAGTACGAGCCGATCATCCGCATCAACAGCCAGTCCGGCAAGGGCGGAGCGGCGTTTATTATGCAGCAGATGTTCGGCTACAACCTGCCGAAGGAGATGTACCCCGAGTTCGGCATGGTGGTGCAAACCGCCTGCGACAACGTGGGCCGCGAGCTGCAGCCACAGGAAATTTTCGATTTGTTCCAGAAGGAGTACCTCGAAATTCGCTACCCGTACAACCTCAAGAGCTACCGGGTGCATGAGGAAAACGAAGACGACGGCGAAACCATCGTTCACTTTGACGGTGTTCTGCGCTTTCACCATGAGGATCACAAGATCAGCGGGACGGGCAACGGCCCCATCGATGCGTTCTTTAAGGCGCTGGGCGGCGTAGGCATTAAAGATTACCGCTTTGTATCGTACCACGAGCACGCAGTTTCCAAAGGAGCGGATTCGAAGGCGCTGTCGTATATTCAGCTGACCACCCCGGACTACAAGACCGTATTCGGCGTGGGACTCGACAATAACATCAGCCTCGCGTCCATCAAGGGAATCGTGTGTGCCATCAACCGCGCACAGCTTTCCACCGCGGGCAATAATTTCTGA
- a CDS encoding histidine phosphatase family protein produces the protein MKSYLIHLIRHGVAEGNVLGQYVGSTDSPLCEQGIEQLLQIKQKQEYPAAQAYYSSPLGRCVQTMQILYPNAKPVLLDGLRECDFGDWEGKTAKELEGDPAFLHWMESGQKAAPPNGEDSRAFLYRVCSAFEQLVEELLRSGTTSAAVVTHGGVMMALLSTYGLPRASAYEWMTEPGCGYTLRVTPGLWMRSMVAEVIATIPQGEPGVLREHTVVDLAREAASRAYGTEEEEK, from the coding sequence ATGAAATCATATCTCATCCATCTGATCCGCCACGGAGTGGCCGAGGGGAACGTGCTTGGTCAGTATGTGGGCAGCACAGATTCGCCCCTCTGCGAGCAGGGAATCGAGCAATTATTGCAGATCAAACAGAAGCAGGAGTACCCGGCGGCACAGGCGTATTACAGCAGTCCCCTTGGCCGCTGCGTTCAGACGATGCAAATACTGTACCCCAACGCAAAACCGGTGCTGCTCGACGGCCTGCGGGAATGCGATTTTGGAGACTGGGAGGGCAAAACAGCCAAAGAACTGGAGGGCGACCCCGCGTTCCTGCACTGGATGGAGAGCGGTCAGAAAGCCGCGCCGCCGAACGGCGAAGACAGCCGCGCATTTTTATACCGGGTGTGTTCCGCGTTTGAGCAGCTGGTGGAGGAGCTTTTGCGCTCCGGCACAACGAGCGCGGCGGTGGTGACGCACGGCGGGGTGATGATGGCCCTGCTTTCCACCTATGGTCTGCCCCGGGCCTCCGCTTACGAGTGGATGACCGAACCGGGCTGCGGATATACGCTGCGCGTGACTCCGGGGCTGTGGATGCGCTCGATGGTGGCGGAGGTGATCGCGACCATTCCGCAGGGTGAGCCGGGCGTTTTGCGCGAGCATACGGTTGTCGATTTGGCACGCGAAGCGGCGAGCCGGGCTTACGGAACAGAAGAGGAAGAAAAATAG
- a CDS encoding helix-turn-helix domain-containing protein → MNSNFPRIMTLLRKEQGYSQKKVAEELGVSQALLSHYEKGIRECGLDFVVRAADFYNVSCDYLLGRTPDRSGATLTVEDIPEPDAVGKENVMKGSLLPVLNKKLLANSLNIIFSLLQKCGNKALTTEISACLTLSVYKAFRILYSANPKNPRGMFASPPGLERGLSDAALAIAQANAEYVAGGEDLEQEKGLKKDQAPVLSPELIQEQYPLFAGSLFHLVQSAESRMGMKNPEK, encoded by the coding sequence ATGAACAGTAATTTTCCCAGAATTATGACATTACTGCGGAAAGAACAGGGATACAGTCAAAAAAAGGTAGCGGAAGAGCTGGGTGTTTCACAGGCCCTGCTGTCGCACTACGAAAAGGGCATCCGCGAATGCGGGCTGGATTTTGTCGTGCGCGCCGCGGATTTTTACAATGTTTCCTGCGATTATCTGCTGGGGCGTACCCCTGACCGCAGCGGAGCGACCCTGACCGTGGAGGATATTCCCGAGCCGGACGCCGTCGGGAAGGAAAATGTAATGAAAGGCAGCCTGCTGCCTGTTTTAAATAAAAAGCTGCTCGCCAACTCGCTGAACATTATTTTCAGCCTGCTGCAAAAGTGTGGGAACAAGGCGCTCACCACCGAGATTTCGGCCTGCCTGACTCTCTCGGTTTACAAGGCGTTCCGGATTTTGTATTCGGCAAACCCGAAAAACCCGCGAGGCATGTTCGCCTCGCCGCCCGGCCTTGAGCGAGGCCTTTCGGACGCCGCACTGGCAATTGCTCAGGCCAACGCAGAATACGTGGCCGGCGGCGAGGATTTGGAGCAGGAAAAGGGCTTGAAAAAAGATCAGGCACCCGTGCTTTCTCCCGAGCTGATTCAAGAACAGTACCCACTGTTCGCCGGCTCGCTGTTCCACCTTGTTCAAAGTGCAGAATCGCGCATGGGTATGAAAAACCCGGAAAAATGA
- a CDS encoding glycoside hydrolase family 3 N-terminal domain-containing protein, translating to MRRKHYTPQYSKQRKNVVPMVLLAGVLLAGAGAFALFGPFSPFAAKNPVPSTPQTGSSSQASQAQSSEIASQASSVPVVEGTGIFKDAYPKAAQTLAGMSLKEKVGQVFLFRAPTEGDVQTVTEYQPGGFFLMSDSFKDKTPEQVRSMLKGYQDASKIKMALAVDEEGGTVTRVSQFSALAPKKFNSPQVVYANGGMDSIRQDTLEKADLLLSYGLNVNLAPVADVTFDRSAYMFPRAFARNGTRTAEFVKTVVQAANSKQLSSTLKHFPGYDSNPDTHTGVVTDNRDLATFRDSDFLPFQAGIDAGAQCVLVSHNIVTAMDAKNPASLSPEVHRILREELKFTGIVMTDDLAMQGLRDKVGESSAAPTAFLAGNDLLLSTDSSGDFDALYAAVQDGSVSQERLDESVLRILAWKYTMGIMN from the coding sequence GTGAGAAGAAAGCATTACACACCGCAATATTCCAAACAAAGAAAAAACGTCGTCCCCATGGTCCTGCTGGCAGGTGTTCTGCTGGCAGGGGCGGGGGCGTTTGCTCTATTCGGCCCTTTTTCGCCGTTTGCGGCAAAAAATCCGGTGCCGAGCACCCCGCAGACGGGTTCCTCTTCCCAGGCATCGCAGGCGCAGTCGTCGGAGATCGCTTCTCAGGCATCTTCCGTGCCGGTGGTGGAAGGGACGGGAATCTTTAAGGATGCTTACCCTAAGGCCGCACAAACGCTGGCGGGCATGTCTCTGAAGGAAAAAGTGGGACAGGTCTTTTTGTTCCGTGCGCCAACCGAAGGGGATGTGCAGACGGTAACCGAGTATCAGCCGGGCGGCTTTTTCCTCATGAGCGACAGCTTCAAGGATAAAACGCCGGAGCAGGTGCGCAGCATGTTGAAGGGGTATCAGGATGCCAGCAAAATCAAGATGGCGCTGGCTGTGGATGAAGAAGGCGGCACCGTCACACGGGTTAGCCAGTTCTCCGCCTTGGCGCCGAAAAAATTCAATTCACCGCAGGTAGTCTACGCAAACGGCGGTATGGACAGCATCCGTCAGGATACGCTTGAGAAAGCTGATCTGTTGCTGTCTTATGGCCTAAATGTAAATCTTGCCCCCGTAGCGGACGTAACCTTTGACAGAAGTGCCTATATGTTCCCCCGTGCGTTTGCCCGAAACGGAACGCGCACCGCGGAGTTTGTCAAAACGGTGGTGCAGGCCGCGAACAGCAAGCAGCTTTCCAGCACGCTCAAGCACTTCCCGGGGTACGACAGCAATCCGGATACGCATACTGGAGTAGTGACGGACAACCGTGATCTGGCAACGTTCCGCGACAGCGATTTTCTGCCGTTCCAGGCGGGCATTGATGCCGGCGCGCAGTGCGTACTGGTGTCGCATAACATTGTAACGGCGATGGACGCGAAGAATCCGGCATCCCTGTCGCCGGAGGTACACCGCATTCTGCGCGAGGAGCTGAAATTTACCGGAATTGTGATGACGGACGATCTGGCCATGCAGGGGTTGCGCGATAAGGTCGGGGAGAGTTCTGCCGCGCCCACAGCCTTTCTGGCGGGGAATGATCTGCTGCTTTCTACCGATAGTTCGGGGGATTTCGATGCGTTGTATGCCGCCGTGCAGGACGGTTCTGTTTCTCAGGAACGGCTGGACGAAAGTGTGCTGCGCATTCTAGCCTGGAAATATACAATGGGTATTATGAACTGA
- the glgA gene encoding glycogen synthase GlgA codes for MKVLYCTSEALPFAVTGGLGDVAGSLPQALRRRLIGCRVVMPLYDDIPQELRDQMHFVTSLSVPVAWRRQYCGVFEAKAGGVIYYLIDNQYYFKRPGLYGHYDDAERFAFLSRAALEMLPAIDFKPDVIHCNDWQTAMVPVYFRLFYANNPWYEGIKTVMTIHNIQYQGKYGMELVRDVLGVPDSAAQLLEYDDCVNMLKGGIECANWVTTVSPTYAQEILDPWFAYGLEGILSSRSWKLSGILNGIDIVHYDPMNDDTLAAPFSAEDLSGKAENKRMLQEQLGLAQEADTPLIGMVTRLVAQKGLDLVRDSFERVMAETDAQFVLLGSGDYEYESFFRDMQGRYPGRVCAYIGFVPEVSRRVYAGCDIFLMPSKSEPCGLSQMIALRYGTIPVVRETGGLKDSIQDSGDGEGNGFTFQTYDSGDMVYALYRALEGYAKKEGWEILVRRAMACDNSWGHSANEYIRLYRELLKQ; via the coding sequence ATGAAAGTATTATATTGCACGAGTGAAGCCTTACCCTTTGCCGTCACAGGAGGATTGGGTGACGTGGCCGGCTCTTTGCCACAGGCCCTGCGCCGCCGCCTGATTGGCTGCCGGGTCGTAATGCCGCTCTACGACGATATTCCGCAGGAGCTGCGTGACCAGATGCACTTTGTAACCAGTCTTTCCGTGCCGGTGGCGTGGCGCAGACAGTATTGCGGTGTGTTTGAAGCAAAAGCGGGCGGGGTAATTTACTATTTGATCGACAACCAGTATTATTTTAAGCGCCCCGGCCTGTACGGCCATTACGACGACGCGGAGCGGTTCGCCTTTTTATCTCGCGCGGCGCTCGAAATGCTGCCTGCCATCGATTTTAAGCCCGATGTGATCCACTGCAACGACTGGCAGACCGCAATGGTTCCGGTATATTTTCGTCTGTTTTATGCAAATAATCCCTGGTATGAGGGAATCAAGACGGTAATGACGATCCATAATATTCAGTATCAGGGAAAATATGGTATGGAGCTGGTGCGCGATGTTCTGGGAGTTCCGGATTCCGCCGCGCAGCTACTGGAATATGATGACTGCGTCAATATGCTCAAGGGCGGCATTGAGTGCGCCAATTGGGTAACGACCGTAAGCCCCACCTATGCCCAGGAGATTCTGGACCCCTGGTTCGCGTATGGGCTTGAGGGAATTCTCAGCTCACGCTCATGGAAGCTTTCCGGCATTCTGAACGGGATTGATATTGTACATTATGACCCGATGAATGACGACACTCTGGCGGCGCCGTTCAGCGCGGAGGATCTATCCGGTAAGGCAGAGAACAAGCGCATGCTGCAGGAGCAGCTTGGCCTTGCGCAGGAGGCGGATACCCCTCTCATTGGCATGGTGACCCGGTTGGTCGCGCAGAAGGGTCTTGATCTGGTGCGCGACTCGTTTGAGCGGGTCATGGCGGAAACGGACGCACAGTTTGTGCTGCTCGGCTCCGGTGATTATGAGTACGAGAGCTTTTTCCGCGACATGCAGGGTCGTTATCCCGGCCGTGTGTGCGCGTATATCGGCTTTGTGCCGGAGGTTTCCCGCCGTGTGTACGCGGGCTGCGATATTTTCCTCATGCCTTCTAAGAGCGAGCCTTGCGGCCTTTCACAAATGATTGCTCTGCGCTATGGCACCATCCCGGTTGTCCGCGAGACCGGCGGCCTGAAGGATTCGATTCAGGACAGCGGCGACGGCGAGGGCAACGGTTTTACCTTCCAGACCTACGACAGCGGAGACATGGTGTACGCTTTGTACCGCGCGCTGGAGGGCTACGCCAAGAAAGAGGGCTGGGAGATTCTGGTACGCCGTGCAATGGCATGCGACAACAGCTGGGGCCATTCAGCCAATGAATACATCCGACTTTACAGGGAGCTGCTGAAACAGTGA